The following proteins come from a genomic window of Tenebrio molitor chromosome 9, icTenMoli1.1, whole genome shotgun sequence:
- the LOC138138256 gene encoding uncharacterized protein isoform X2, whose protein sequence is MTHPQADAPDFYFYVKCAKPLIVALPSGKDRGLASAWIKRLAEDVSISDDLKNNYLKLLIYFLQKRELDGPFLEHPANFQTLTEFPKNQNLFEATKALKKKPRSGKPFTSDYSGDLRISPAGIKGAGLSDEDEPTPSQSKEADPELERKKNELAEKLQKKAKSDNKKVMFLVSPIGIPSKSDERVPPSWGSNLIQADLDDKQTNEQ, encoded by the exons ATGACTCACCCCCAAGCCGACGCCCCTGATTTTTACTTCTACGTCAAATGTGCCAAACCCTTGATCGTAGCCTTGCCCAGCGGAAAAG ACAGAGGTTTGGCCTCTGCTTGGATCAAACGCCTCGCAGAAGACGTCTCGATCTCCGACGACCTGAAAAACAACTACCTCAAACTCCTCATCTACTTCCTCCAGAAGCGAGAGCTTGACGGTCCGTTCTTGGAGCACCCCGCCAATTTCCAGACCCTGACGGAATTCCCGAAAAATCAAAAC TTGTTCGAAGCGACCAAGGCTCTGAAGAAGAAGCCTCGAAGTGGTAAACCTTTCACATCGGATTATTCCGGTGATTTAC GAATTAGTCCAGCGGGAATTAAGGGCGCCGGTTTGTCCGACGAAGATGAACCGACCCCATCGCAGTCGAAAG AGGCCGACCCGGAGCTCGAAAGAAAGAAGAACGAGTTGGCCGAGAAGTTGCAGAAGAAGGCCAAATCTGACAACAAGAAGGTCATGTTTCTCGTGTCCCCTATCGGGATACCCTCCAAGTCCGACGAGCGTGTGCCCCCCAGTTGGGGCTCCAATCTGATACAAGCCGACCTGGACGACAAGCAAACAAACGAACAATAA
- the LOC138138256 gene encoding uncharacterized protein isoform X1 produces MTHPQADAPDFYFYVKCAKPLIVALPSGKDRGLASAWIKRLAEDVSISDDLKNNYLKLLIYFLQKRELDGPFLEHPANFQTLTEFPKNQNLFEATKALKKKPRSGKPFTSDYSGDLRTYVAYQEIDNVGVHCYYALSNQPITVWHRFDETIFPTGISPAGIKGAGLSDEDEPTPSQSKEADPELERKKNELAEKLQKKAKSDNKKVMFLVSPIGIPSKSDERVPPSWGSNLIQADLDDKQTNEQ; encoded by the exons ATGACTCACCCCCAAGCCGACGCCCCTGATTTTTACTTCTACGTCAAATGTGCCAAACCCTTGATCGTAGCCTTGCCCAGCGGAAAAG ACAGAGGTTTGGCCTCTGCTTGGATCAAACGCCTCGCAGAAGACGTCTCGATCTCCGACGACCTGAAAAACAACTACCTCAAACTCCTCATCTACTTCCTCCAGAAGCGAGAGCTTGACGGTCCGTTCTTGGAGCACCCCGCCAATTTCCAGACCCTGACGGAATTCCCGAAAAATCAAAAC TTGTTCGAAGCGACCAAGGCTCTGAAGAAGAAGCCTCGAAGTGGTAAACCTTTCACATCGGATTATTCCGGTGATTTACGTACGTACGTTGCTTACCAAGAGATCGACAATGTCGGGGTGCATTGTTATTACGCGTTGTCTAATCAACCCATCACCGTCTGGCACCGCTTTGACGAGACCATTTTTCCTACAGGAATTAGTCCAGCGGGAATTAAGGGCGCCGGTTTGTCCGACGAAGATGAACCGACCCCATCGCAGTCGAAAG AGGCCGACCCGGAGCTCGAAAGAAAGAAGAACGAGTTGGCCGAGAAGTTGCAGAAGAAGGCCAAATCTGACAACAAGAAGGTCATGTTTCTCGTGTCCCCTATCGGGATACCCTCCAAGTCCGACGAGCGTGTGCCCCCCAGTTGGGGCTCCAATCTGATACAAGCCGACCTGGACGACAAGCAAACAAACGAACAATAA
- the Axn gene encoding axin isoform X3 has product MNDRDKPRSGGKHIYEGVFDYTLPRPPALGEERAYSASERGPPPHQMDRTRHHHQKSSSPVPKVTYEIDDGSAYRPSSRPSSRHDKPQMSPPACFTWAQSLHNLLQDPDGVKLFLRYLEFEGPQHADTLRFWFACEGLKKHDQVENIQKLVKLIYKTYFLKSALPINDELRKQIMKNLKSPQCLEPPITLFDEAQAQIECLINKTTYPNFLKSDVYLQYLQSVENASSCSDDFNSESSSSSSSVSNKDIGNLASGIGPLPTLHEGMEFSLNSQQPLLLTPGTTSVSTGYHTPTVRLTKDMLLRSQKHRALDIRPKSETYAGDGKSGHSHRKSVEERQMRQFAARNKETNVNHSFIPRTQRTDVMNKPLPMEEHAALLIQKLEELKREQESQELLHRRLKEGESAGVPDDKLGPRDLETAMREKLQFHDDNDQDILDEHVSRVFSDHSLAISPGLASPKAPSSPPRGRWGQPRPRRREKDVFSTFSGDSGNVHDFSDEHRSMTKSKSIPEYGNEDRFSRATSCRRSATKKTLTDLTDSGVSVVSDSASVGVVQVAKDSRVLTWLMDSDRSGKVGGGTHAHSEMAVREGVSRKYAKRYGSRSNSLERNSVTGPAQPFIADPSMPPLPLPNTDIQLEEIRRRLTEDDIRTRSRQRSSNKYYPEISQSGQSTLRKTTKGQRPTLPPSEDVTVVVFSFCDEQFPYRTKIPGSQITLRQFKEYLPKKGNYRFFFKTVCEDLSNQVTHEEVSNDSEVLPLWEGKIMAQVKPID; this is encoded by the exons ATGAACGACCGAGACAAGCCGAGGTCCGGCGGCAAGCACATCTATGAGGGTGTCTTCGACTACACGTTGCCCAGACCCCCCGCACTGGGAGAGGAGAGAGCTTACAGCGCTTCGGAGCGGGGGCCGCCGCCACACCAGATGGACCGAACGAGGCACCACCACCAAAAGTCTTCCTCTCCAGTTCCAA AAGTCACATACGAAATCGACGATGGTAGCGCTTATAGGCCTAGTTCGAGGCCCTCTTCGCGTCACGACAAACCCCAGATGTCGCCCCCGGCCTGTTTCACGTGGGCGCAGTCGTTGCACAACCTCTTGCAGGATCCGGACGGGGTCAAGTTGTTCCTGCGCTACCTCGAATTCGAAGGGCCCCAACACGCGGATACTTTGAGGTTTTGGTTCGCGTGCGAAGGTCTGAAAAAGCACGATCAGGTCGAGAATATACAAAAGCTGGTCAAACTCATCTACAA gACGTATTTTCTGAAATCCGCTCTTCCGATCAACGACGAATTAAGAAAGCAAATAATGAAAAACCTGAAATCGCCCCAGTGCCTTGAACCCCCGATTACGTTGTTCGATGAGGCCCAGGCGCAAATCGAATgcctaataaataaaactactTACCCAAACTTCCTTAAAAGCGATGTGTACCTGCAGTATTTACAG TCTGTCGAGAACGCGAGCAGCTGTAGTGACGACTTCAACAGCGAATCAAGCTCTTCCAGCAGCTCCGTAAGCAACAAAGACATCGGCAACTTGGCCAGCGGCATCGGACCCCTCCCGACACTCCATGAGGGCATGGAATTCAGCTTGAACTCCCAGCAGCCCTTGCTTCTAACTCCAG GGACAACGAGCGTGAGCACCGGTTACCACACGCCAACGGTGCGCCTCACCAAAGACATGCTCTTAAGATCTCAGAAACACCGCGCCCTCGACATCCGCCCCAAATCGGAAACGTACGCGGG CGATGGCAAATCTGGTCATTCCCATCGTAAATCCGTCGAAGAACGACAGATGCGGCAGTTCGCGGCCAGAAACAAGGAGACCAACGTGAACCACTCCTTCATACCTCGCACGCAGCGGACGGACGTGATGAACAAACCCCTGCCGATGGAGGAGCACGCCGCCCTCCTCATCCAAAAGCTCGAGGAGCTGAAGAGGGAGCAGGAGAGCCAGGAGCTGCTCCACCGGAGGCTGAAAGAG GGCGAGTCCGCGGGGGTCCCCGACGACAAGCTGGGCCCGCGCGACCTCGAGACCGCCATGCGGGAGAAGCTGCAGTTCCACGACGACAACGACCAGGACATCCTCGACGAGCACGTGTCGCGCGTCTTCTCCGACCATTCGCTGGCGATATCGCCGGGGCTGGCCAGTCCGAAGGCGCCGTCGTCGCCGCCGCGGGGCCGGTGGGGACAGCCGAGGCCGCGCCGCCGCGAGAAGGACGTCTTCTCGACGTTCAGCGGCGACTCGGGCAACGTGCACGACTTCTCCGACGAGCACAGGTCGATGACGAAATCGAAGAGCATCCCCGAGTACGGTAACGAGGACCGCTTCTCGAGGGCCACATCCTGCCGCCGTTCTGCCACTAAAAAGACGTTGACGGACCTGACCGACAGCGGCGTCTCGGTCGTGTCCGACTCGGCGTCCGTCGGCGTCGTCCAGGTCGCCAAGGACAGCAGGGTGCTCACCTGGCTGATGGACTCGGACAGGAGCGGCAAGGTCGGCGGCGGCACCCACGCCCACAGCGAGATGGCCGTCAGGGAGGGCGTCAGCAGGAAGTACGCCAAGAGGTACGGGTCCAGGTCGAACTCGCTGGAGAGGAACAGCGTGACGGGGCCGGCGCAGCCTTTCATTGCCGATCCGAGCATGCCGCCGCTGCCGCTCCCCAACACCGACATACAGCTGGAGGAGATCAGGAGGAGGCTGACGGAGGACGACATCAGGACGAGGTCCAGGCAAAG ATCTTCCAACAAGTACTATCCGGAAATCAGCCAAAGCGGCCAGTCCACGTTGAGGAAGACGACGAAAGGCCAAAGACCTACCTTGCCCCCGAGCGAAGACGTGACCGTCGTGGTGTTCTCGTTCTGCGACGAACAGTTCCCGTACCGGACGAAAATACCGGGATCGCAGATCACGCTCAGACAGTTCAAAGAATACTTGCCGAAGAAGGGAAACTATCG CTTCTTCTTCAAGACGGTGTGCGAGGATCTGAGCAATCAGGTAACCCACGAGGAGGTAAGCAACGACAGTGAAGTTCTTCCGCTGTGGGAGGGGAAAATAATGGCGCAAGTGAAGCCGATTGACTGA
- the Axn gene encoding axin isoform X1 yields the protein MNDRDKPRSGGKHIYEGVFDYTLPRPPALGEERAYSASERGPPPHQMDRTRHHHQKSSSPVPKVTYEIDDGSAYRPSSRPSSRHDKPQMSPPACFTWAQSLHNLLQDPDGVKLFLRYLEFEGPQHADTLRFWFACEGLKKHDQVENIQKLVKLIYKTYFLKSALPINDELRKQIMKNLKSPQCLEPPITLFDEAQAQIECLINKTTYPNFLKSDVYLQYLQSVENASSCSDDFNSESSSSSSSVSNKDIGNLASGIGPLPTLHEGMEFSLNSQQPLLLTPGTTSVSTGYHTPTVRLTKDMLLRSQKHRALDIRPKSETYAGLIYRSNGAHVAYNSYNPVSRQDSEMQSLSSHSDARTESDNMSTKESNIDGKSGHSHRKSVEERQMRQFAARNKETNVNHSFIPRTQRTDVMNKPLPMEEHAALLIQKLEELKREQESQELLHRRLKEGESAGVPDDKLGPRDLETAMREKLQFHDDNDQDILDEHVSRVFSDHSLAISPGLASPKAPSSPPRGRWGQPRPRRREKDVFSTFSGDSGNVHDFSDEHRSMTKSKSIPEYGNEDRFSRATSCRRSATKKTLTDLTDSGVSVVSDSASVGVVQVAKDSRVLTWLMDSDRSGKVGGGTHAHSEMAVREGVSRKYAKRYGSRSNSLERNSVTGPAQPFIADPSMPPLPLPNTDIQLEEIRRRLTEDDIRTRSRQRSSNKYYPEISQSGQSTLRKTTKGQRPTLPPSEDVTVVVFSFCDEQFPYRTKIPGSQITLRQFKEYLPKKGNYRFFFKTVCEDLSNQVTHEEVSNDSEVLPLWEGKIMAQVKPID from the exons ATGAACGACCGAGACAAGCCGAGGTCCGGCGGCAAGCACATCTATGAGGGTGTCTTCGACTACACGTTGCCCAGACCCCCCGCACTGGGAGAGGAGAGAGCTTACAGCGCTTCGGAGCGGGGGCCGCCGCCACACCAGATGGACCGAACGAGGCACCACCACCAAAAGTCTTCCTCTCCAGTTCCAA AAGTCACATACGAAATCGACGATGGTAGCGCTTATAGGCCTAGTTCGAGGCCCTCTTCGCGTCACGACAAACCCCAGATGTCGCCCCCGGCCTGTTTCACGTGGGCGCAGTCGTTGCACAACCTCTTGCAGGATCCGGACGGGGTCAAGTTGTTCCTGCGCTACCTCGAATTCGAAGGGCCCCAACACGCGGATACTTTGAGGTTTTGGTTCGCGTGCGAAGGTCTGAAAAAGCACGATCAGGTCGAGAATATACAAAAGCTGGTCAAACTCATCTACAA gACGTATTTTCTGAAATCCGCTCTTCCGATCAACGACGAATTAAGAAAGCAAATAATGAAAAACCTGAAATCGCCCCAGTGCCTTGAACCCCCGATTACGTTGTTCGATGAGGCCCAGGCGCAAATCGAATgcctaataaataaaactactTACCCAAACTTCCTTAAAAGCGATGTGTACCTGCAGTATTTACAG TCTGTCGAGAACGCGAGCAGCTGTAGTGACGACTTCAACAGCGAATCAAGCTCTTCCAGCAGCTCCGTAAGCAACAAAGACATCGGCAACTTGGCCAGCGGCATCGGACCCCTCCCGACACTCCATGAGGGCATGGAATTCAGCTTGAACTCCCAGCAGCCCTTGCTTCTAACTCCAG GGACAACGAGCGTGAGCACCGGTTACCACACGCCAACGGTGCGCCTCACCAAAGACATGCTCTTAAGATCTCAGAAACACCGCGCCCTCGACATCCGCCCCAAATCGGAAACGTACGCGGG TTTGATATACCGAAGCAACGGGGCTCACGTCGCATACAATTCCTACAATCCGGTGTCCAGGCAAGATAGCGAAATGCAGTCGCTTAGTAGTCACTCAGACGCGAGGACCGAATCGGACAATATGTCCACCAAGGAGAGCAACAT CGATGGCAAATCTGGTCATTCCCATCGTAAATCCGTCGAAGAACGACAGATGCGGCAGTTCGCGGCCAGAAACAAGGAGACCAACGTGAACCACTCCTTCATACCTCGCACGCAGCGGACGGACGTGATGAACAAACCCCTGCCGATGGAGGAGCACGCCGCCCTCCTCATCCAAAAGCTCGAGGAGCTGAAGAGGGAGCAGGAGAGCCAGGAGCTGCTCCACCGGAGGCTGAAAGAG GGCGAGTCCGCGGGGGTCCCCGACGACAAGCTGGGCCCGCGCGACCTCGAGACCGCCATGCGGGAGAAGCTGCAGTTCCACGACGACAACGACCAGGACATCCTCGACGAGCACGTGTCGCGCGTCTTCTCCGACCATTCGCTGGCGATATCGCCGGGGCTGGCCAGTCCGAAGGCGCCGTCGTCGCCGCCGCGGGGCCGGTGGGGACAGCCGAGGCCGCGCCGCCGCGAGAAGGACGTCTTCTCGACGTTCAGCGGCGACTCGGGCAACGTGCACGACTTCTCCGACGAGCACAGGTCGATGACGAAATCGAAGAGCATCCCCGAGTACGGTAACGAGGACCGCTTCTCGAGGGCCACATCCTGCCGCCGTTCTGCCACTAAAAAGACGTTGACGGACCTGACCGACAGCGGCGTCTCGGTCGTGTCCGACTCGGCGTCCGTCGGCGTCGTCCAGGTCGCCAAGGACAGCAGGGTGCTCACCTGGCTGATGGACTCGGACAGGAGCGGCAAGGTCGGCGGCGGCACCCACGCCCACAGCGAGATGGCCGTCAGGGAGGGCGTCAGCAGGAAGTACGCCAAGAGGTACGGGTCCAGGTCGAACTCGCTGGAGAGGAACAGCGTGACGGGGCCGGCGCAGCCTTTCATTGCCGATCCGAGCATGCCGCCGCTGCCGCTCCCCAACACCGACATACAGCTGGAGGAGATCAGGAGGAGGCTGACGGAGGACGACATCAGGACGAGGTCCAGGCAAAG ATCTTCCAACAAGTACTATCCGGAAATCAGCCAAAGCGGCCAGTCCACGTTGAGGAAGACGACGAAAGGCCAAAGACCTACCTTGCCCCCGAGCGAAGACGTGACCGTCGTGGTGTTCTCGTTCTGCGACGAACAGTTCCCGTACCGGACGAAAATACCGGGATCGCAGATCACGCTCAGACAGTTCAAAGAATACTTGCCGAAGAAGGGAAACTATCG CTTCTTCTTCAAGACGGTGTGCGAGGATCTGAGCAATCAGGTAACCCACGAGGAGGTAAGCAACGACAGTGAAGTTCTTCCGCTGTGGGAGGGGAAAATAATGGCGCAAGTGAAGCCGATTGACTGA
- the Axn gene encoding axin isoform X2 — MNDRDKPRSGGKHIYEGVFDYTLPRPPALGEERAYSASERGPPPHQMDRTRHHHQKSSSPVPKVTYEIDDGSAYRPSSRPSSRHDKPQMSPPACFTWAQSLHNLLQDPDGVKLFLRYLEFEGPQHADTLRFWFACEGLKKHDQVENIQKLVKLIYKTYFLKSALPINDELRKQIMKNLKSPQCLEPPITLFDEAQAQIECLINKTTYPNFLKSDVYLQYLQSVENASSCSDDFNSESSSSSSSVSNKDIGNLASGIGPLPTLHEGMEFSLNSQQPLLLTPGTTSVSTGYHTPTVRLTKDMLLRSQKHRALDIRPKSETYAGLIYRSNGAHVAYNSYNPVSRQDSEMQSLSSHSDARTESDNMSTKESNIDGKSGHSHRKSVEERQMRQFAARNKETNVNHSFIPRTQRTDVMNKPLPMEEHAALLIQKLEELKREQESQELLHRRLKEGESAGVPDDKLGPRDLETAMREKLQFHDDNDQDILDEHVSRVFSDHSLAISPGLASPKAPSSPPRGRWGQPRPRRREKDVFSTFSGDSGNVHDFSDEHRSMTKSKSIPEYGNEDRFSRATSCRRSATKKTLTDLTDSGVSVVSDSASVGVVQVAKDSRVLTWLMDSDRSGKVGGGTHAHSEMAVREGVSRKYAKRYGSRSNSLERNSVTGPAQPFIADPSMPPLPLPNTDIQLEEIRRRLTEDDIRTRSRQRRSVLQIFQQVLSGNQPKRPVHVEEDDERPKTYLAPERRRDRRGVLVLRRTVPVPDENTGIADHAQTVQRILAEEGKLSLLLQDGVRGSEQSGNPRGGKQRQ; from the exons ATGAACGACCGAGACAAGCCGAGGTCCGGCGGCAAGCACATCTATGAGGGTGTCTTCGACTACACGTTGCCCAGACCCCCCGCACTGGGAGAGGAGAGAGCTTACAGCGCTTCGGAGCGGGGGCCGCCGCCACACCAGATGGACCGAACGAGGCACCACCACCAAAAGTCTTCCTCTCCAGTTCCAA AAGTCACATACGAAATCGACGATGGTAGCGCTTATAGGCCTAGTTCGAGGCCCTCTTCGCGTCACGACAAACCCCAGATGTCGCCCCCGGCCTGTTTCACGTGGGCGCAGTCGTTGCACAACCTCTTGCAGGATCCGGACGGGGTCAAGTTGTTCCTGCGCTACCTCGAATTCGAAGGGCCCCAACACGCGGATACTTTGAGGTTTTGGTTCGCGTGCGAAGGTCTGAAAAAGCACGATCAGGTCGAGAATATACAAAAGCTGGTCAAACTCATCTACAA gACGTATTTTCTGAAATCCGCTCTTCCGATCAACGACGAATTAAGAAAGCAAATAATGAAAAACCTGAAATCGCCCCAGTGCCTTGAACCCCCGATTACGTTGTTCGATGAGGCCCAGGCGCAAATCGAATgcctaataaataaaactactTACCCAAACTTCCTTAAAAGCGATGTGTACCTGCAGTATTTACAG TCTGTCGAGAACGCGAGCAGCTGTAGTGACGACTTCAACAGCGAATCAAGCTCTTCCAGCAGCTCCGTAAGCAACAAAGACATCGGCAACTTGGCCAGCGGCATCGGACCCCTCCCGACACTCCATGAGGGCATGGAATTCAGCTTGAACTCCCAGCAGCCCTTGCTTCTAACTCCAG GGACAACGAGCGTGAGCACCGGTTACCACACGCCAACGGTGCGCCTCACCAAAGACATGCTCTTAAGATCTCAGAAACACCGCGCCCTCGACATCCGCCCCAAATCGGAAACGTACGCGGG TTTGATATACCGAAGCAACGGGGCTCACGTCGCATACAATTCCTACAATCCGGTGTCCAGGCAAGATAGCGAAATGCAGTCGCTTAGTAGTCACTCAGACGCGAGGACCGAATCGGACAATATGTCCACCAAGGAGAGCAACAT CGATGGCAAATCTGGTCATTCCCATCGTAAATCCGTCGAAGAACGACAGATGCGGCAGTTCGCGGCCAGAAACAAGGAGACCAACGTGAACCACTCCTTCATACCTCGCACGCAGCGGACGGACGTGATGAACAAACCCCTGCCGATGGAGGAGCACGCCGCCCTCCTCATCCAAAAGCTCGAGGAGCTGAAGAGGGAGCAGGAGAGCCAGGAGCTGCTCCACCGGAGGCTGAAAGAG GGCGAGTCCGCGGGGGTCCCCGACGACAAGCTGGGCCCGCGCGACCTCGAGACCGCCATGCGGGAGAAGCTGCAGTTCCACGACGACAACGACCAGGACATCCTCGACGAGCACGTGTCGCGCGTCTTCTCCGACCATTCGCTGGCGATATCGCCGGGGCTGGCCAGTCCGAAGGCGCCGTCGTCGCCGCCGCGGGGCCGGTGGGGACAGCCGAGGCCGCGCCGCCGCGAGAAGGACGTCTTCTCGACGTTCAGCGGCGACTCGGGCAACGTGCACGACTTCTCCGACGAGCACAGGTCGATGACGAAATCGAAGAGCATCCCCGAGTACGGTAACGAGGACCGCTTCTCGAGGGCCACATCCTGCCGCCGTTCTGCCACTAAAAAGACGTTGACGGACCTGACCGACAGCGGCGTCTCGGTCGTGTCCGACTCGGCGTCCGTCGGCGTCGTCCAGGTCGCCAAGGACAGCAGGGTGCTCACCTGGCTGATGGACTCGGACAGGAGCGGCAAGGTCGGCGGCGGCACCCACGCCCACAGCGAGATGGCCGTCAGGGAGGGCGTCAGCAGGAAGTACGCCAAGAGGTACGGGTCCAGGTCGAACTCGCTGGAGAGGAACAGCGTGACGGGGCCGGCGCAGCCTTTCATTGCCGATCCGAGCATGCCGCCGCTGCCGCTCCCCAACACCGACATACAGCTGGAGGAGATCAGGAGGAGGCTGACGGAGGACGACATCAGGACGAGGTCCAGGCAAAG ACGATCTGTTTTGCAGATCTTCCAACAAGTACTATCCGGAAATCAGCCAAAGCGGCCAGTCCACGTTGAGGAAGACGACGAAAGGCCAAAGACCTACCTTGCCCCCGAGCGAAGACGTGACCGTCGTGGTGTTCTCGTTCTGCGACGAACAGTTCCCGTACCGGACGAAAATACCGGGATCGCAGATCACGCTCAGACAGTTCAAAGAATACTTGCCGAAGAAGGGAAACTATCG CTTCTTCTTCAAGACGGTGTGCGAGGATCTGAGCAATCAGGTAACCCACGAGGAGGTAAGCAACGACAGTGA